Proteins encoded by one window of Sphingosinicella sp. BN140058:
- a CDS encoding M15 family metallopeptidase, with protein MAYTLGARSRAELAGVHPKLVQVVERAIAITQQDFSVHDGLRTEAEQRELVRRGASKTMNSMHRRQADGFGHAVDLVPFINGQLRWEWKPIFAIAAAVRQAAGELGVKLIWGGVWDRPLEALHPAPDYMEQAVNAYVTRRRGIGKTAFIDGPHFELAR; from the coding sequence ATGGCCTATACCCTGGGCGCGAGATCTCGCGCCGAGCTCGCCGGCGTGCATCCGAAGCTGGTGCAGGTGGTCGAGCGCGCGATCGCGATCACGCAGCAGGATTTCAGCGTGCATGACGGCCTGCGCACCGAAGCCGAGCAGCGCGAGCTCGTCCGCCGCGGTGCCTCCAAGACGATGAACAGCATGCACCGGAGGCAGGCCGACGGCTTCGGCCATGCCGTCGACCTGGTGCCGTTCATCAACGGGCAGCTTCGCTGGGAATGGAAACCGATCTTCGCGATCGCCGCCGCGGTTCGCCAGGCCGCCGGCGAGCTGGGCGTGAAGCTGATCTGGGGCGGCGTATGGGACCGCCCGCTCGAGGCGCTGCATCCGGCGCCGGATTACATGGAGCAGGCGGTGAACGCCTACGTCACCCGTCGCCGCGGCATCGGCAAGACGGCGTTCATCGATGGCCCGCACTTCGAGCTGGCGCGGTGA
- a CDS encoding DUF1508 domain-containing protein, with the protein MYFQIYQDGVGRGLFGAANALAPREWRWRLRGRNHEVVASGEGYKNKRDCEHAVNLLKGTGLLTPVHYV; encoded by the coding sequence ATGTACTTTCAAATATACCAAGACGGTGTCGGACGTGGCCTGTTTGGCGCTGCAAACGCGCTTGCTCCGCGCGAGTGGCGCTGGCGTCTCCGGGGCCGCAATCACGAGGTGGTCGCGTCAGGCGAAGGCTACAAGAACAAGCGTGATTGCGAGCACGCTGTGAACTTGCTGAAGGGTACCGGCCTGCTCACGCCCGTACATTACGTCTAA
- a CDS encoding type II toxin-antitoxin system HicB family antitoxin: MATVVYPAIVERSANGYSVFFPDLPGCTSAGASLGEAFANAEEALTGHLLVAAQHGDELADPSRLEDIEYDPEIQEAGRFLVRAEKPGKSVRLNITLDEGLVAAIDRVAKNRSGFLAEAARVALAAKRELADP, encoded by the coding sequence GTGGCAACCGTAGTTTATCCCGCGATTGTTGAGCGCAGCGCCAACGGCTATAGCGTTTTCTTTCCCGACCTTCCCGGTTGCACCTCAGCCGGCGCCAGCCTTGGCGAAGCGTTCGCCAATGCCGAGGAGGCCCTTACCGGGCATCTGCTGGTGGCGGCTCAGCACGGGGACGAGTTGGCTGATCCGAGCCGGCTCGAGGATATCGAGTACGATCCCGAGATCCAGGAAGCCGGGCGCTTCCTCGTCCGTGCCGAGAAGCCGGGCAAATCGGTACGCCTCAACATCACCCTCGACGAAGGACTGGTTGCCGCGATCGACCGGGTTGCGAAGAACCGCTCGGGCTTCCTCGCCGAAGCGGCTCGGGTCGCCCTCGCGGCCAAGCGCGAACTCGCCGACCCCTGA
- a CDS encoding type II toxin-antitoxin system HicA family toxin has product MRSREVIKKIEADGWAEVRQSGSHKQFRHPTKPGTVTVPHPENDLAIGTIKSIEKQSGITLR; this is encoded by the coding sequence ATGCGCAGCAGGGAAGTCATCAAGAAGATCGAAGCAGACGGATGGGCCGAGGTTCGCCAGTCCGGTAGCCACAAGCAGTTCCGCCACCCGACGAAACCCGGCACGGTGACGGTACCGCACCCGGAAAACGATCTTGCGATTGGCACGATCAAGAGCATCGAAAAGCAGAGCGGCATAACCCTTCGTTAG
- a CDS encoding DUF3800 domain-containing protein, with protein sequence MRILYLDESGVGSLEHDPVIVVAGVLIHADTQWVAISNLLQDLLRDATPPGMPVPPALHAKDIFHGSGHFPREHWPRATRFQLLDRLADIPARFDIPVVWSSMDRKAFARTSPDLSPAEHLCTSYTVCAVSCFMQTERYMRSLEQNTEVATIIMEQNAELQKRIPDMFDYLKRPPKEDHAELHSGWEDFMPLSRLIDRPACQPKSASNILQLADFCAFAIKRKLQGAKDATKLTHGFAGNLLLYKESARRGEPAFWNPRYMPGKPGRRVTFEDGKFAISKAD encoded by the coding sequence GTGCGGATCCTTTATCTGGACGAGTCTGGTGTCGGCAGCCTCGAACACGATCCCGTCATCGTGGTTGCGGGAGTGTTGATACACGCCGACACTCAGTGGGTGGCGATTTCGAATCTCCTGCAAGATCTCCTTAGGGATGCGACGCCACCAGGCATGCCGGTGCCACCCGCCTTGCACGCGAAAGACATTTTCCATGGGTCCGGCCATTTTCCTCGCGAGCATTGGCCGCGCGCTACGCGCTTCCAACTTCTCGATAGACTAGCTGATATACCAGCGCGGTTTGACATTCCGGTTGTGTGGAGCTCCATGGACAGAAAGGCCTTTGCCCGTACATCTCCGGACCTATCACCCGCCGAACATCTGTGCACAAGCTACACCGTTTGTGCAGTTTCGTGCTTCATGCAGACAGAAAGGTATATGCGTTCTCTTGAGCAAAATACCGAAGTAGCTACCATTATAATGGAGCAGAATGCGGAGTTGCAAAAACGCATTCCGGACATGTTCGACTATCTTAAGCGCCCCCCGAAGGAGGATCATGCGGAGCTACATTCCGGATGGGAAGACTTCATGCCCTTGTCGAGATTGATTGACCGTCCAGCGTGCCAACCTAAGAGTGCGTCGAACATACTGCAACTAGCTGACTTCTGTGCGTTCGCTATAAAAAGAAAGCTGCAAGGCGCGAAGGACGCCACAAAGCTCACGCACGGCTTTGCTGGCAATCTTCTTCTTTACAAAGAATCCGCCCGTCGGGGTGAGCCGGCATTCTGGAACCCGCGGTACATGCCTGGGAAGCCAGGTAGACGAGTGACCTTCGAGGATGGGAAGTTTGCCATCTCAAAAGCTGACTAG
- a CDS encoding TonB-dependent receptor translates to MNSKFDRGAAVPASLALSCVGMLISAMPAAAQPVSSEPTPDQAASASAQSGDQGPQLGGVTVTDTAIDEGSYKAETADSPKFTAPLIDTPRSVTVIPAQVIRDTASASLTEALRTVPGITLGAGEGGNPLGDRPFIRGFDAQASTYLDGVRDIGAQSREIFAIEQIEVVKGSSSALGGRGNAGGSLNLVSKTPTAERFAAASGSLGNADYKRATIDINQPIGENVGVRLNAMWHDQDVAGRDAIYQKRWGIAPSLKIGLEGPTSLTASFYHLETDELPDSGIPYLYTIANAPAGVTETGPAQDFTTIGGRAVKVPRGAFYGLEARDFRDTEVDNFTLRFEHEFAGGITIRNTSRWGRSEQNYIWTQPDDSQGNVFGTNAASAATAGGQVWRRINTRNGEAEGMINQTDLFGTFDTGGIGHNFAASLEYSWEKASNGSYVSNAATGAAIATGSTITPRCTSAAIARYNCTSIDAPDPSDPWVSYASDTSTVFADIVKSAPRTRTRSEATTIGLSLFDTITISDALLINLGGRYDRFETTVSPGLAATSTADRAYFTRKDDLWTYQAGIVFKPAENGSLYVSTATASTPPGSFLAQGTEGNALNTTAQALTDALKVEKTQSYEIGTKWSLFDDTLALTLAAFRTDTKNARTTVENGVVAYIGDRRIDGIEFGFNGNITPEWNVFGGYTYMDSEIRDGGITTTTVNNVAYFAPSVNTGKRFPNTPKHSLTAFTNYKVTPEFTVGGGAIYMSKVYGGYSDLRSVQNGAVLITKELARKVPGYTRFDASASYALSDAVQLQLNVQNLTNKRYYDRAYTAHYANQAAGRTAILTLNLKY, encoded by the coding sequence GTGAACAGCAAATTCGACCGCGGCGCCGCCGTGCCGGCAAGCCTTGCCCTTTCGTGCGTGGGCATGCTGATCTCGGCCATGCCTGCGGCCGCGCAGCCGGTTTCCTCCGAGCCCACGCCTGACCAGGCTGCGTCCGCTTCCGCGCAAAGCGGCGATCAAGGTCCCCAGCTCGGCGGCGTCACCGTTACCGACACGGCGATCGACGAGGGCAGCTACAAGGCGGAGACCGCCGATTCGCCCAAATTCACCGCGCCGCTGATCGACACGCCGCGCAGCGTCACGGTGATTCCGGCCCAGGTGATCCGCGACACCGCATCGGCCTCGCTGACCGAGGCGTTGCGGACCGTTCCCGGAATCACCTTGGGCGCCGGCGAGGGCGGCAATCCGCTCGGCGACCGCCCCTTCATTCGCGGCTTCGATGCCCAGGCCAGCACCTATCTCGACGGCGTGCGCGACATCGGCGCGCAGAGCCGCGAGATCTTCGCGATCGAACAGATCGAGGTGGTCAAGGGCTCCAGCAGCGCGCTCGGCGGCCGCGGCAATGCCGGCGGCAGCCTCAACCTCGTCAGCAAGACTCCGACCGCCGAGCGCTTCGCTGCGGCGAGCGGCAGCCTCGGCAATGCCGACTACAAGCGCGCGACGATCGACATCAACCAGCCGATCGGGGAGAATGTCGGCGTTCGCCTCAATGCCATGTGGCACGATCAGGACGTTGCCGGCCGCGACGCCATCTACCAGAAACGCTGGGGTATCGCGCCCTCGCTCAAGATCGGGCTCGAGGGGCCGACCAGCCTCACCGCCAGTTTCTACCATCTCGAGACCGACGAACTGCCAGATTCGGGCATTCCCTACCTCTACACGATCGCGAACGCGCCGGCGGGCGTGACCGAGACTGGGCCTGCGCAGGATTTCACGACCATCGGCGGCCGTGCCGTCAAGGTGCCGCGCGGCGCCTTCTACGGGCTCGAGGCACGGGATTTCCGGGATACCGAAGTCGATAATTTCACCCTCCGCTTCGAGCATGAATTCGCCGGCGGGATCACCATTCGCAACACCTCGCGCTGGGGGCGCAGCGAGCAGAACTACATCTGGACCCAGCCCGACGATTCCCAGGGCAATGTCTTCGGCACCAATGCGGCAAGCGCCGCGACCGCCGGCGGCCAGGTCTGGCGGCGGATCAACACCCGCAACGGCGAAGCCGAGGGCATGATCAATCAGACCGACCTGTTCGGCACATTCGACACCGGCGGGATCGGGCACAACTTCGCGGCCTCGCTCGAATATAGCTGGGAAAAGGCGTCCAACGGCAGCTACGTCTCCAATGCCGCCACCGGGGCCGCCATCGCCACCGGCTCGACCATCACCCCGCGCTGCACCTCGGCGGCGATCGCCCGCTACAATTGTACCAGCATCGACGCCCCCGATCCGTCCGATCCGTGGGTGAGCTATGCCAGCGACACCTCCACCGTCTTCGCCGACATCGTCAAGAGTGCACCCAGGACCCGCACTCGGAGCGAGGCGACGACGATCGGCCTCTCGTTGTTCGATACGATCACGATCAGCGATGCGCTGCTGATCAACCTCGGCGGCCGCTACGATCGCTTCGAAACCACGGTGAGCCCGGGCCTTGCCGCGACCTCGACCGCAGACCGCGCCTATTTCACCCGCAAAGATGACCTCTGGACCTACCAGGCCGGCATCGTCTTCAAGCCTGCGGAAAATGGCAGCCTCTACGTCTCGACCGCGACCGCCTCGACGCCGCCGGGATCGTTCCTCGCCCAGGGTACCGAAGGCAATGCGCTCAACACCACGGCGCAGGCGCTGACCGATGCCCTGAAGGTCGAAAAGACTCAATCCTATGAGATCGGCACCAAGTGGAGCCTGTTCGACGATACGCTGGCGCTGACCCTCGCCGCCTTCCGCACCGACACCAAGAATGCGCGCACCACCGTCGAGAATGGCGTTGTCGCCTATATCGGCGACCGCCGCATCGACGGGATCGAGTTCGGCTTCAACGGCAACATTACGCCGGAATGGAACGTCTTCGGCGGCTACACCTACATGGACTCGGAGATCCGGGACGGCGGCATCACTACAACCACGGTGAACAATGTCGCCTATTTCGCGCCGTCGGTGAACACCGGCAAGCGCTTCCCCAATACGCCCAAGCACAGCCTGACCGCCTTCACCAATTACAAGGTCACGCCCGAATTCACCGTCGGCGGCGGCGCAATCTACATGAGCAAGGTCTATGGCGGCTATTCTGACCTGCGCAGCGTTCAGAACGGCGCCGTATTGATCACCAAGGAGCTCGCGCGCAAGGTACCCGGCTATACCCGCTTCGACGCCAGCGCGTCCTACGCCCTGAGCGACGCCGTCCAGCTGCAGCTCAACGTCCAGAACCTCACCAACAAGCGTTATTATGACCGCGCCTACACCGCCCACTATGCCAATCAGGCGGCGGGGCGGACCGCGATCCTCACGCTGAACCTCAAATATTGA
- a CDS encoding energy transducer TonB, whose protein sequence is MNLQSAILMAEPDAPDQPPASAYAAPRPTLAVAGWERGLPYGATQRVNLPALVASATIVSLFLGAFLTLNTLPDRKPELRPTVVELLSLESPPPPSVPEPRRAPDVPVAAQPEQAVAAPQVAPPLVAPSSPLPIASPIVASAVPAGPAPAPAPATPAPAPAPHKPVEDGGLGARMLSAPPPKYPLESRRKREQGIVALSVLLGTDGRVETLSVSSSSGFDRLDKAALKAVREWRWAPLVRNGAPVQVRGIVTIPFQLRG, encoded by the coding sequence GTGAACCTACAATCGGCAATCCTGATGGCCGAGCCGGACGCTCCCGACCAGCCTCCGGCATCGGCCTATGCGGCACCGCGACCCACGCTCGCCGTCGCGGGATGGGAGCGCGGGTTGCCCTACGGAGCGACTCAGCGGGTCAACCTCCCGGCGCTGGTCGCCTCCGCAACAATCGTATCCCTTTTTCTCGGCGCCTTTCTGACCCTCAACACCCTGCCCGATCGGAAGCCCGAGCTTCGTCCGACCGTGGTCGAACTCCTCTCGCTGGAGTCGCCACCGCCGCCCAGCGTGCCGGAACCCCGGCGGGCCCCTGATGTGCCGGTTGCGGCGCAGCCTGAGCAGGCGGTAGCCGCGCCGCAGGTCGCGCCCCCATTGGTGGCGCCGAGCTCGCCGCTTCCAATCGCCTCGCCGATCGTCGCGTCGGCGGTCCCGGCCGGTCCTGCTCCGGCTCCGGCCCCTGCGACTCCGGCACCGGCGCCGGCGCCGCACAAACCGGTGGAGGATGGTGGCCTCGGCGCCCGCATGCTCTCGGCGCCGCCGCCCAAATATCCGCTCGAATCGCGTCGCAAGCGCGAGCAGGGGATCGTCGCGCTGTCTGTCCTGCTCGGCACCGACGGACGCGTGGAAACGCTCTCGGTGTCGTCGAGCAGCGGCTTCGATCGGCTCGACAAGGCAGCGCTGAAGGCGGTGCGGGAGTGGCGCTGGGCGCCTTTGGTCCGCAACGGCGCGCCGGTCCAGGTCCGCGGCATCGTCACCATTCCGTTCCAGCTGCGCGGCTGA
- a CDS encoding Fe2+-dependent dioxygenase — protein sequence MMIAIPGVLDAAQLTHFRETLSAASWQDGNATSGSQSALAKRNQQLAETSAAARELGGAILDNLGRSALFIAAALPLKVFPPLFNRYEGGGRFDTHVDNAIRYQRGTDFRLRSDLSATLFLSDPEDYDGGELVVEDHFGTHRVKLPAGDMVLYPASSLHHVTPVTRGARVASFFWIQSMVRDEGQRRALFDLDTSVQALAGELGQDHKEVVRLTGLYHNLLRRWADA from the coding sequence ATGATGATCGCCATTCCGGGCGTGCTCGATGCCGCCCAGCTGACGCATTTCCGCGAAACGCTCTCCGCGGCCTCGTGGCAGGACGGCAATGCGACCTCGGGCAGCCAGTCGGCGCTGGCCAAACGCAATCAGCAGCTTGCGGAGACGTCGGCGGCCGCGCGCGAACTCGGCGGGGCCATCCTCGACAACCTCGGCCGCTCCGCTCTGTTCATCGCGGCGGCGCTGCCGCTCAAGGTCTTTCCGCCCTTGTTCAACCGCTACGAAGGGGGCGGACGGTTCGACACCCATGTCGACAATGCGATCCGCTATCAGCGCGGAACCGATTTCCGACTCCGCAGCGATCTGTCGGCAACCCTCTTCCTCAGCGACCCTGAGGATTATGACGGCGGCGAGCTCGTCGTCGAAGACCATTTCGGCACCCACCGCGTCAAGCTCCCGGCCGGCGACATGGTGCTCTACCCCGCCTCCAGCCTGCACCACGTCACGCCGGTCACCCGCGGTGCCCGCGTCGCGTCCTTCTTCTGGATCCAGTCGATGGTTCGCGACGAGGGCCAGCGGCGCGCCCTGTTCGATCTCGACACATCGGTGCAGGCCCTGGCGGGAGAGCTCGGCCAGGACCACAAGGAGGTGGTTCGCCTCACGGGCCTTTATCACAACCTGCTGCGCCGCTGGGCGGACGCCTGA
- a CDS encoding FAD:protein FMN transferase has protein sequence MGTTWSIQFVAQDAPAGLQGRVQALLDVFVAELSHWQDGSLLSRFNRAREGSWHDVPSRFFHVVAAGLELARETGGAFDPTIGALVDLWGFGPRPAAALPPPETAIDAARQNGGWQRLEADPLAGRLRQPGGLQLDLSGIAKGLAVDEVAALLEGFRLRSFLVEIGGELLGRGLRADGLPWWVDIEAPPASALLPTRIALHGLAVATSGDYRRYFEQGEQRFAHTLDPRTGRPVDNKIVSVTVLHESCMIADALATAITVLGPEEGLALAERKGVAALVTAKAGPIHVEMLSKAAAAMAE, from the coding sequence ATGGGCACGACCTGGTCGATCCAGTTCGTCGCCCAGGACGCGCCGGCGGGTCTCCAGGGGCGCGTCCAGGCGCTGCTGGACGTTTTCGTCGCCGAACTCAGCCACTGGCAGGATGGTTCGCTGCTCTCGCGCTTCAACCGTGCGCGGGAGGGCAGCTGGCACGACGTGCCAAGCCGCTTCTTCCATGTCGTTGCCGCCGGCCTCGAGCTGGCACGAGAGACAGGTGGGGCCTTCGATCCGACGATCGGAGCGCTGGTCGACCTCTGGGGCTTCGGCCCGCGCCCTGCGGCAGCGCTGCCGCCGCCCGAGACTGCGATCGATGCCGCTCGGCAAAACGGCGGCTGGCAGCGCCTCGAAGCGGATCCGCTTGCTGGGCGGCTGCGCCAGCCGGGCGGCCTGCAGCTCGATCTGTCGGGCATCGCCAAGGGCCTTGCAGTCGACGAAGTCGCCGCCCTGCTGGAAGGCTTCAGGCTGCGGTCCTTTCTCGTCGAGATCGGCGGCGAGTTGCTCGGCCGCGGCCTGCGCGCGGACGGGCTGCCCTGGTGGGTCGACATCGAGGCGCCGCCGGCGTCCGCGCTGCTGCCGACCCGGATCGCCCTGCACGGCCTCGCCGTCGCCACGTCGGGCGATTACCGGCGCTATTTCGAGCAGGGCGAGCAGCGCTTCGCCCACACGCTCGATCCGCGCACCGGGCGTCCCGTCGACAACAAGATCGTATCGGTGACGGTGCTCCACGAAAGCTGCATGATCGCGGACGCTCTGGCGACCGCGATCACCGTGCTCGGCCCCGAGGAGGGGCTCGCCCTGGCCGAACGCAAAGGCGTCGCCGCCCTCGTCACCGCCAAGGCCGGCCCGATCCATGTCGAGATGCTGAGCAAGGCTGCGGCGGCGATGGCGGAATAG
- a CDS encoding DUF4198 domain-containing protein — translation MRRLIVAALLLGAAPAAAHNMWIKPSAATVSGEDGWVSFDAAASTDVFIADHQPLRIEQVKAFAPDGSETRIENGITGRYRSTFDLHLTRPGTWRVAIENAGVQGSYKLGGEDYRVGGRPPGGPGGMRPPGAPGAASAGGPAAKPPGQSGRPGANAKFVPGGPDFALPAGATDVKLTQIANRNEVFVTLGEPSEIKPTGKGLEMVPLTHPADLVADEPGRFRFLVEGKPAANLEVRLIPDGKRYRNAQGEIVAKTDAAGEVSVTWPAAGLYWMNATFQDGTSTVANVSGRRFNYVTTLEVMTP, via the coding sequence ATGAGAAGACTGATCGTCGCGGCTCTGCTGCTCGGTGCCGCGCCCGCGGCCGCCCACAATATGTGGATCAAGCCCTCGGCCGCGACGGTGTCGGGCGAGGATGGCTGGGTTTCGTTCGATGCCGCCGCCTCTACCGACGTGTTCATCGCCGACCACCAGCCGCTCCGCATCGAGCAGGTCAAGGCGTTCGCGCCCGACGGAAGCGAGACCAGGATCGAGAATGGCATCACCGGCCGTTATCGCTCCACCTTCGACCTTCACCTGACCAGGCCGGGCACGTGGCGAGTCGCGATCGAGAATGCGGGCGTCCAGGGCAGCTACAAGCTTGGCGGCGAGGATTACCGTGTCGGCGGCCGCCCGCCGGGCGGGCCGGGCGGGATGCGTCCGCCGGGCGCCCCCGGCGCGGCCAGTGCCGGCGGCCCGGCAGCCAAGCCACCGGGCCAGAGTGGACGGCCGGGAGCGAACGCCAAGTTCGTGCCGGGTGGCCCGGATTTCGCACTTCCCGCAGGTGCGACCGACGTCAAGCTGACCCAGATTGCGAACCGCAACGAAGTCTTCGTCACCCTGGGCGAGCCGAGCGAGATCAAGCCGACCGGCAAGGGCCTGGAGATGGTGCCGCTCACCCACCCTGCCGATCTCGTCGCCGACGAACCCGGCCGCTTCCGCTTCCTGGTCGAAGGCAAGCCCGCCGCCAATCTCGAAGTGCGGCTGATCCCCGACGGGAAGCGCTACCGCAACGCGCAGGGCGAGATCGTGGCCAAGACGGATGCAGCCGGCGAAGTGTCGGTAACCTGGCCGGCGGCCGGACTGTACTGGATGAACGCCACCTTCCAGGACGGCACATCGACGGTTGCAAATGTCAGCGGTCGCCGATTCAACTATGTCACGACTCTCGAGGTTATGACGCCATAA
- a CDS encoding DUF2271 domain-containing protein, translated as MKISHRTLITGLAATGAASPAAAATADIAIAIPQLKVAEYHKPYVAVWLEPATGASARTLAVWYDADNREDAGQKWLRDLRAWWRKGGRTLKMPANGISGATRAPGPQRARFNLGALPPGAYRIVVEAAREEGGREVVTLPFTWNGKGARASASGSTELGAVVAAIRP; from the coding sequence GTGAAGATCTCTCACCGAACCCTCATCACCGGCCTCGCCGCCACCGGCGCGGCCTCGCCCGCGGCGGCGGCCACGGCCGACATCGCGATCGCCATCCCCCAGTTGAAGGTCGCGGAGTATCACAAGCCCTATGTCGCCGTGTGGCTTGAGCCGGCGACCGGCGCCTCCGCGCGGACGCTCGCCGTCTGGTACGATGCCGACAATCGCGAGGATGCCGGCCAGAAATGGTTACGAGACCTGCGCGCCTGGTGGCGCAAGGGCGGTCGCACCCTGAAGATGCCGGCCAATGGGATCAGCGGCGCCACCCGCGCGCCGGGCCCGCAGCGCGCGCGCTTCAACCTCGGCGCGCTCCCGCCGGGCGCCTACCGGATCGTGGTCGAGGCGGCGCGCGAGGAAGGCGGCCGCGAGGTCGTCACCCTGCCCTTCACCTGGAACGGCAAGGGCGCGCGGGCCAGCGCATCCGGATCCACCGAGCTCGGCGCCGTCGTCGCCGCCATTCGTCCGTAG
- a CDS encoding PepSY-associated TM helix domain-containing protein: MTAATPIKPKPNSKSKRGFWLRQLHRWHWISSATCLAGMLLFAITGVTLNHAGDISAEPVSATRTVSLDQATAAMLASARIGDGEKAPLPEAARSALKALLSASIPATPAEWSAEEIFLELPRPGGDATLTIDRASGEAVYETTDRGWIAYLNDLHKGRNTGPVWSWFIDLFAVACLIFSITGLLLLQMHSKHRPSTWPIVGFGLLLPALLAILFIH; encoded by the coding sequence ATGACCGCGGCGACACCGATCAAACCCAAGCCCAATTCCAAATCCAAGCGAGGCTTCTGGCTGCGCCAGCTGCATCGCTGGCACTGGATCAGTTCGGCAACATGCCTGGCGGGAATGCTGCTGTTCGCGATCACCGGAGTCACCCTGAACCACGCCGGCGACATCTCGGCCGAGCCGGTGAGTGCGACGAGGACGGTGTCGCTCGATCAGGCGACCGCCGCCATGCTCGCCTCGGCCAGGATCGGCGACGGCGAGAAGGCGCCCTTGCCGGAGGCGGCGCGGTCGGCGTTGAAGGCGCTGCTCTCCGCCTCGATCCCGGCGACCCCGGCCGAATGGTCGGCGGAGGAGATCTTCCTCGAGCTTCCGCGCCCGGGCGGCGACGCCACCCTGACGATCGATCGGGCGAGCGGCGAGGCGGTCTACGAGACCACCGATCGCGGCTGGATCGCCTATCTCAACGACCTCCACAAGGGCCGCAACACCGGCCCGGTCTGGTCGTGGTTCATCGACCTGTTCGCGGTCGCCTGCCTGATCTTCTCGATCACCGGCCTGTTGCTGCTGCAGATGCACAGCAAGCATCGCCCATCGACCTGGCCGATCGTCGGCTTCGGCCTGCTGCTCCCCGCCCTCCTCGCCATCCTCTTCATCCATTAG